From a single Lentimicrobiaceae bacterium genomic region:
- a CDS encoding T9SS type A sorting domain-containing protein — translation MMNFRKSIFSVLAMVALLGLSSMAQVTVIVESFPTYTPHGEFVYLAGSINEWNPGNPAYVLSRNSQGKLAITLAAQPAGTVVEYKFTRGSWETVEKGENGQEIINRTFTFGSVDTVRVTIQNWADHTGGAVSTAAENVEVMDENFAMPQFNRNRRIWLYFPPDYETSGINYPVMYMHDGQNLFDAMTSFAGEWEVDEALNALAAQGHKVPIVVGIDNGGLSRIEEYTPWVNADYGGGEGEKYMQFIVETLKPYIDANYRTLPDRDNTAIMGSSLGGLISHFGALSYQQVFSKAGIFSPSYWFSDSVWAFTQTAGKQYDMRLYQLCGTDEGEGVVPDMLHMNDSLIKAGFRQEEIFNKVIEGGQHNEALWRGAFTEAFLWLFEPGSAAVDENPVKTGVMCYPNPVKDELSFKGMPADFYDSVVICNTTGQVVLQLSGTIGHSLNVSHLQPGIYFIRLRKADALLEGRFVKI, via the coding sequence ATGATGAACTTTCGTAAATCTATTTTTTCTGTTTTAGCAATGGTTGCATTGCTGGGCCTGTCGTCAATGGCTCAGGTTACTGTTATTGTGGAGAGTTTTCCAACCTATACGCCTCATGGTGAATTTGTTTACCTGGCAGGCAGTATTAACGAATGGAATCCCGGAAATCCTGCATATGTTCTTTCGCGCAACAGTCAAGGCAAGCTGGCTATTACACTGGCTGCACAACCTGCCGGAACGGTTGTTGAATACAAGTTTACACGTGGTTCATGGGAAACTGTTGAGAAAGGTGAAAATGGACAAGAAATTATAAACCGCACTTTTACTTTCGGAAGTGTTGATACAGTTCGTGTTACCATTCAAAACTGGGCTGATCATACCGGAGGTGCGGTATCAACAGCGGCTGAAAATGTGGAGGTGATGGATGAGAATTTTGCGATGCCTCAATTTAACCGCAATCGCCGTATCTGGCTTTACTTTCCGCCCGATTATGAAACTTCAGGGATAAACTATCCGGTAATGTATATGCATGATGGGCAGAATTTGTTTGATGCCATGACCTCTTTTGCCGGTGAGTGGGAAGTGGACGAAGCGCTCAACGCGTTGGCAGCGCAGGGTCACAAAGTGCCCATTGTTGTTGGTATTGATAATGGAGGCCTTTCACGTATTGAAGAGTATACTCCCTGGGTAAATGCTGATTACGGCGGAGGAGAAGGTGAGAAATATATGCAGTTTATTGTTGAAACGCTTAAACCATATATAGATGCCAATTACCGCACCTTGCCTGACCGTGATAATACTGCCATTATGGGTAGCTCACTCGGTGGCCTGATATCTCATTTTGGGGCGCTTAGTTATCAGCAAGTGTTTAGCAAAGCCGGAATTTTTTCGCCATCCTACTGGTTTAGCGATAGCGTGTGGGCTTTTACCCAAACAGCCGGCAAACAATATGATATGCGACTGTATCAGCTTTGTGGAACTGACGAAGGCGAAGGTGTTGTTCCCGATATGCTTCATATGAACGATTCATTGATAAAAGCAGGATTCAGACAGGAAGAGATTTTCAATAAAGTGATTGAAGGCGGACAGCACAACGAAGCGCTCTGGCGTGGTGCATTTACCGAAGCCTTCTTGTGGTTGTTTGAGCCAGGCTCGGCCGCTGTTGATGAAAATCCTGTAAAAACAGGCGTAATGTGCTATCCAAATCCCGTTAAGGATGAACTCTCATTCAAAGGAATGCCTGCTGATTTTTATGATTCGGTTGTGATTTGTAATACTACCGGGCAGGTAGTGTTGCAACTCTCAGGTACCATTGGTCATTCACTTAATGTAAGTCATTTACAACCCGGAATATATTTCATTCGTTTGCGTAAAGCCGATGCTTTGCTGGAAGGTCGGTTTGTAAAGATTTAA
- a CDS encoding T9SS type A sorting domain-containing protein, whose product MKFKMQWKGLPVFLAMAMTLFVSVFARGNTSGDYRTAAAAVNWNVIDNWQVWDGDKWVAATVVPGPDNDVYVQSGHVATLTANGSCKSLFISTGTTSATTGDDAQVALASNTLEISGKLSCYFSNVNTDVNSTAQFEISISSSIPSKPIVITEGSGGRIKFIGNSRSILVSGEWAATNTASTTTFAIEIAFNSGQTATMETSLKASSWLISSGKLYVGENSISVDNGTTGTGDVTISIGAIIESLVSGSSNAVFRRTSSSYGGALIVNGKLILAGTSPNIAMNEVWFNGEVEYSKAGNQTLAVLTGGATATSIGQYHSLILSGSGSKTLGLNTVVASELVTAEGTTLVIPSGMSLTVGSSCRANINGSLTNNAGSAGLVLESGASFIHAVNNVQATAHCVIPGTTNNWHLLASPVANQAIADNFIPTGTSYDFYAWDEPSEMWLNQKVTANNLTAFIPGSGYLVAYALPDTKSFTGGLNNGNITFNLKYSATGNYKGANLMGNPYPSGIDWHLANRGQFQDNFAYAYNPGKAGGEGYEAIDGALENAYIGCSQGFFVLAKQDQNNQPFTFTNAMRAHGGSFYKNTGFASQMVVRLSREANYDEAVIRLSDESEFERDRFDAVKMFSYNPAIPQVYAYTADRVQTSVNTVPSTGGELNFPIGLYIPEEGNYQIAVQALTGDWQNQTVFLEDKIAGSQLNLTAQQAYTFYATPADDANRFVLKFSSVGVDEPGAAALPFVYSAHGQICIALQQKSPAQVKVYSLTGQLVLQGKAAAETLTSINTGSLHSGIYIVAVNTGSQLSSHKVVVR is encoded by the coding sequence ATGAAATTCAAAATGCAATGGAAGGGCCTGCCGGTATTTCTGGCAATGGCCATGACTTTATTTGTTTCTGTATTTGCCAGAGGTAATACTTCGGGCGATTATCGTACGGCAGCTGCTGCCGTTAACTGGAATGTTATTGACAACTGGCAGGTTTGGGATGGGGATAAGTGGGTAGCTGCAACAGTGGTTCCCGGGCCTGATAATGATGTTTATGTCCAGTCGGGGCATGTTGCCACGCTTACAGCTAACGGAAGTTGCAAAAGCCTTTTTATCAGCACAGGGACAACCTCAGCTACAACCGGCGATGATGCGCAGGTCGCTCTGGCATCCAATACATTGGAAATAAGTGGTAAGCTTAGTTGTTATTTTAGTAATGTCAACACGGATGTTAATTCAACTGCACAATTTGAAATTTCCATAAGTTCATCTATTCCCAGTAAGCCTATAGTTATTACCGAAGGCAGTGGAGGCCGGATTAAATTTATTGGCAATAGCAGAAGCATTCTTGTTTCTGGTGAATGGGCGGCTACCAATACTGCGTCAACGACAACTTTTGCCATTGAAATAGCATTTAACAGCGGGCAAACTGCTACCATGGAAACCAGCCTTAAGGCTTCATCCTGGCTGATAAGTTCGGGTAAACTATATGTTGGTGAAAACAGTATCAGTGTGGATAATGGCACTACTGGAACAGGCGATGTAACCATCAGCATTGGGGCAATCATAGAATCATTGGTTTCGGGTAGCTCTAATGCTGTTTTTAGAAGGACTTCTTCTAGTTATGGCGGTGCATTGATTGTTAACGGTAAATTGATTCTGGCAGGGACATCTCCCAACATTGCCATGAATGAAGTTTGGTTTAACGGCGAAGTGGAATATTCGAAAGCGGGTAACCAAACCCTGGCCGTGTTAACAGGTGGAGCCACCGCAACAAGCATTGGTCAGTATCACAGCCTGATACTTTCCGGTTCAGGCAGTAAAACGCTTGGCCTGAATACTGTAGTGGCCTCTGAGTTGGTAACGGCTGAGGGAACAACACTGGTTATTCCTAGTGGTATGTCATTGACAGTCGGTTCCTCATGTCGGGCAAATATCAACGGTTCCCTTACCAATAACGCAGGATCTGCAGGTTTGGTTTTAGAAAGTGGTGCTTCATTCATACATGCTGTCAATAATGTGCAGGCTACGGCTCATTGTGTTATTCCCGGCACAACCAATAACTGGCATTTACTGGCTTCTCCGGTTGCCAATCAGGCGATTGCGGACAACTTTATACCCACAGGAACAAGCTATGACTTTTACGCCTGGGATGAACCTTCTGAAATGTGGCTCAATCAGAAAGTTACGGCTAATAACCTTACTGCTTTTATTCCGGGCAGCGGATATCTGGTGGCTTATGCCTTGCCCGATACCAAGAGTTTTACAGGAGGGCTTAACAACGGCAATATAACTTTTAATCTGAAATATAGTGCTACAGGTAACTACAAGGGCGCCAACCTGATGGGAAATCCTTATCCGTCAGGCATTGACTGGCACCTGGCTAACCGTGGGCAATTTCAGGATAATTTTGCTTACGCTTATAATCCCGGCAAGGCAGGAGGCGAAGGTTATGAAGCCATTGATGGTGCCCTTGAAAATGCCTATATCGGTTGCAGTCAGGGATTTTTTGTGCTGGCCAAACAGGATCAGAATAATCAGCCGTTTACTTTTACCAATGCCATGCGGGCACATGGAGGTTCTTTCTATAAAAATACCGGTTTTGCAAGTCAGATGGTTGTAAGGCTTAGCAGAGAGGCTAATTATGATGAAGCAGTTATCAGGCTCTCCGATGAAAGTGAATTTGAACGTGATAGATTTGATGCCGTGAAAATGTTTTCTTACAATCCGGCCATACCGCAAGTGTACGCATATACTGCCGACAGGGTACAGACTTCGGTAAATACCGTGCCTTCAACAGGCGGTGAGCTTAACTTCCCGATTGGTTTATACATTCCTGAGGAAGGTAATTATCAGATTGCTGTTCAGGCTTTAACAGGTGATTGGCAAAATCAGACTGTTTTTCTGGAAGATAAAATTGCCGGAAGTCAGTTGAATCTGACTGCACAGCAGGCATATACATTTTATGCTACTCCGGCTGATGATGCCAATCGTTTTGTGTTGAAATTCAGTAGTGTAGGTGTTGATGAACCTGGTGCAGCAGCTTTGCCTTTTGTATACTCCGCTCACGGGCAAATTTGTATTGCTTTGCAGCAAAAAAGCCCGGCACAGGTCAAGGTTTATAGTCTTACCGGTCAGCTTGTGCTTCAGGGGAAGGCTGCCGCCGAAACGCTTACTTCTATAAACACTGGTTCGCTGCATAGTGGAATTTATATTGTTGCCGTAAATACCGGTTCACAGCTTTCAAGCCACAAAGTGGTTGTCAGGTAA
- a CDS encoding YitT family protein — MKKPVSILSELRTYLIITFGLFMMALGWTGFLIPNQILGGGVSGISTLIYWSTGLPVGVSVLVINAILLLMAVRVLGVGFGIKTVYSVVVLSGLFTLLQHYIKDPFVTDKFLAAIVGSSMSGAAMGIIFTQGGSTGGTDIVALMINKYHNLSPGKIILYIDVFIISSSLLIFRSIETLVYGFVVMAVASYVIDLIITGSKQSVQIFVFTRHPQVIADRIGKEMGRGVTFIKGTGWYTKTENDILMVIVRKMDSTQVLNIVKQEDPTAFLSLNTVMGVYGKGFDTIK, encoded by the coding sequence ATGAAAAAGCCTGTTTCAATTTTATCAGAGTTACGCACTTATCTCATCATTACCTTTGGACTATTCATGATGGCATTGGGCTGGACCGGGTTTCTTATACCCAACCAGATACTCGGCGGAGGGGTAAGCGGCATTTCCACACTTATTTACTGGTCAACCGGGCTGCCGGTAGGTGTATCGGTTTTGGTTATCAACGCCATTTTGCTGTTGATGGCGGTCAGGGTGCTGGGCGTTGGATTCGGCATTAAAACCGTATATTCAGTGGTTGTTCTTTCAGGGCTATTTACGCTGCTGCAGCATTACATCAAAGACCCTTTTGTCACCGATAAATTCCTGGCCGCCATCGTTGGCTCATCCATGAGCGGAGCTGCCATGGGCATCATCTTTACACAGGGAGGCAGTACAGGCGGAACAGATATTGTTGCGCTGATGATAAACAAATATCACAATCTGAGTCCCGGAAAAATCATTCTTTACATAGATGTATTTATCATCTCCAGCTCACTGCTTATTTTCAGAAGCATAGAAACACTTGTTTACGGATTTGTGGTGATGGCTGTCGCCAGCTATGTTATTGACCTTATTATCACGGGTTCCAAACAATCGGTACAGATTTTTGTCTTTACCAGACATCCGCAGGTTATTGCCGACCGCATTGGCAAAGAAATGGGACGGGGAGTAACTTTTATCAAAGGCACAGGCTGGTACACCAAAACCGAAAATGACATATTGATGGTAATTGTACGAAAAATGGACTCAACGCAGGTGCTGAATATAGTAAAACAGGAAGATCCCACCGCGTTTCTTTCCCTCAATACAGTCATGGGCGTTTATGGAAAAGGGTTCGATACCATAAAATAA
- a CDS encoding acylphosphatase, with protein sequence MRKAVKIVISVGARHAGFRFYALRKGKEMGVRGTIAYLSHQTGVVIHAEANQHILQKYIHILRQGTPFCEVVSVLSVPDKVLNCKYFEIIQSAKLSGETQLNAKPRKSLRFGIFGF encoded by the coding sequence ATGAGAAAAGCTGTAAAAATTGTCATCAGTGTGGGAGCCCGGCATGCCGGGTTTCGTTTCTATGCTCTCAGAAAGGGGAAGGAGATGGGTGTCAGGGGAACTATTGCCTATTTGTCTCATCAAACAGGGGTGGTGATACACGCCGAAGCCAATCAGCATATCCTGCAAAAATACATCCATATCCTGCGTCAGGGAACTCCCTTTTGTGAAGTGGTCAGTGTTTTATCTGTGCCCGATAAGGTGTTGAATTGCAAGTATTTCGAAATTATACAATCGGCCAAGCTCTCTGGCGAAACTCAGCTAAATGCCAAGCCTCGCAAAAGCCTGCGTTTTGGAATTTTTGGCTTTTAG
- a CDS encoding thioredoxin domain-containing protein, translating into MPNRLINESSPYLLQHANNPVDWFPYGEEAFAVARSGNKPLLISIGYSACHWCHVMEHESFSNPSIADLMNRYFVCVKVDREERPDVDQMYMAAVQLLHGNGGWPLNCFALPDGRPFWGGTYFRPQQWSDLLEQIHGFFQNSFADLESQAQRLCRGIAGAGLVEMPQETSPFSPDLLKSVYDRLSVSFDTETGGMVGAPKFPMPVVWQFVLHYHRLSHLPEAIHQVKTTLLRMAMGGIFDQIGGGFARYSTDALWKVPHFEKMLYDNAQLTSLYANAYKATGDKSFLDIAGRIIHFVLRELTAEQGAFYASVDADSEGVEGLFYLWNRKQMEEVLPEYAGLIADYWGIDNEGKWENGMSIPLRPLSDAVFASRQHLSEEELRQLVLMSSSALLKVRNQRQRPATDTKILTSWNAMMVKGLVDAVKAGANPIWQEAAVKAGEFIFEKLALNGQKLFRSYNHGSPAIDGFLDDYAFTADAFIALYQITFDEKWLFRAGQLVEQAEALFSDNSLPLYWFSGEGLNNAEAPVVRMMETTDGVEPSANAVMAGVLLALAHYFDNQAFHDKAVRMMVNMQERMLQQPSAYACWASQAAVLASGNTSLVISGPDALKNALLINRRYYPGVIIAAADNQSALPVFSGRFKSGQNLIFKCRNNTCEAPVSSVVDLIM; encoded by the coding sequence ATGCCTAACCGACTTATAAATGAATCAAGCCCTTATTTGCTTCAGCATGCCAACAATCCGGTTGACTGGTTTCCTTATGGCGAGGAAGCATTTGCGGTTGCCCGCTCCGGTAATAAGCCTTTGCTCATCAGTATTGGCTATTCTGCTTGTCACTGGTGTCATGTAATGGAACATGAGAGTTTCAGCAATCCCTCCATTGCTGATTTGATGAACCGGTATTTTGTGTGTGTTAAGGTTGACCGTGAAGAACGTCCTGATGTGGATCAGATGTACATGGCGGCAGTGCAACTGTTGCATGGGAACGGGGGCTGGCCGCTGAATTGTTTTGCGCTTCCCGATGGACGGCCATTTTGGGGCGGAACATATTTCAGGCCTCAGCAATGGTCTGATTTACTTGAGCAAATTCATGGCTTTTTTCAAAATAGTTTTGCTGATTTGGAGAGTCAGGCTCAGCGCCTCTGTCGTGGAATTGCAGGTGCAGGTCTGGTTGAAATGCCGCAGGAAACAAGCCCTTTTTCACCTGACTTGTTAAAATCAGTTTATGACAGGCTCTCTGTTAGTTTTGATACTGAGACGGGAGGAATGGTTGGTGCACCCAAATTTCCCATGCCTGTTGTGTGGCAGTTTGTATTGCACTATCACAGGCTCAGCCATTTACCTGAAGCGATTCATCAGGTAAAAACCACACTTTTGCGTATGGCTATGGGGGGTATTTTTGATCAGATTGGAGGCGGCTTTGCCCGATATAGCACCGATGCCTTATGGAAAGTGCCTCATTTTGAAAAAATGCTCTATGACAATGCACAGTTAACCAGCCTGTATGCCAATGCTTACAAAGCTACCGGTGATAAGTCTTTTCTGGATATTGCAGGACGTATCATTCACTTTGTTCTGCGCGAGCTTACTGCTGAACAGGGCGCGTTTTATGCATCTGTTGATGCCGATAGTGAAGGCGTGGAAGGTTTGTTTTATCTGTGGAACCGGAAGCAGATGGAAGAAGTGTTGCCTGAATATGCCGGGCTCATTGCTGATTACTGGGGAATTGATAATGAAGGTAAATGGGAGAACGGGATGAGTATACCACTCAGGCCTTTGTCTGATGCTGTTTTCGCTTCAAGGCAGCACCTCTCAGAAGAAGAGCTCCGGCAACTGGTGCTTATGTCGTCATCTGCTTTGCTCAAAGTGCGTAACCAACGTCAACGCCCTGCTACCGATACCAAAATACTGACTTCGTGGAATGCAATGATGGTAAAGGGTTTGGTTGATGCTGTGAAAGCCGGCGCCAATCCAATATGGCAGGAAGCAGCTGTAAAAGCCGGTGAATTTATTTTTGAAAAGCTTGCACTTAACGGGCAAAAGCTGTTCCGCTCGTATAACCATGGAAGTCCGGCTATCGATGGTTTTCTTGATGATTATGCTTTTACAGCTGATGCTTTTATTGCCTTGTATCAGATTACCTTTGATGAAAAATGGCTTTTCAGGGCAGGGCAACTGGTAGAGCAGGCCGAGGCGTTGTTCTCTGATAACAGCCTTCCGCTTTACTGGTTTTCAGGTGAAGGTTTGAACAATGCTGAAGCGCCTGTTGTAAGAATGATGGAAACTACTGACGGTGTAGAACCTTCGGCTAATGCTGTGATGGCGGGTGTTTTACTGGCTCTGGCTCATTATTTTGATAATCAGGCGTTTCATGATAAGGCTGTCCGTATGATGGTGAATATGCAGGAACGCATGCTTCAGCAACCTTCGGCTTACGCCTGTTGGGCTTCTCAGGCCGCGGTTCTTGCTTCCGGAAATACCTCATTGGTTATCAGCGGGCCCGATGCTTTGAAAAATGCCCTGCTTATTAACCGGCGCTATTATCCCGGTGTGATCATTGCTGCTGCTGACAATCAATCAGCACTGCCTGTTTTCAGCGGCAGATTTAAATCAGGCCAGAATCTTATTTTTAAATGTCGCAACAATACCTGCGAGGCGCCGGTAAGTTCAGTGGTTGATTTGATTATGTAG
- a CDS encoding aminodeoxychorismate/anthranilate synthase component II: MKILLLDNYDSFTFNLRQLLYEAGSQHLTVIQNDRIGVDEAAEYDAFVISPGPGLPAEAGITSKLIKHYAGKKRILGVCLGMQAIAEAFGGFLYQPGDILHGEAVDVKPAEPIDVLFQGLEHGFKAGLYHSWAVDANSLPACLQPTAFDRRGVIMALRHREFDICGVQFHPESVMTPGGAQMLSNWLDKV; this comes from the coding sequence ATGAAAATACTGCTTCTTGATAATTATGATTCGTTTACCTTCAACCTCAGGCAATTGCTGTATGAAGCCGGAAGCCAGCATTTGACAGTTATTCAGAACGACAGGATTGGGGTGGATGAAGCCGCTGAATATGATGCTTTTGTAATTTCGCCCGGTCCGGGTTTACCTGCCGAAGCAGGCATAACCAGTAAGCTGATAAAGCATTATGCCGGCAAAAAAAGGATACTCGGGGTTTGTCTTGGTATGCAGGCTATTGCTGAGGCTTTTGGAGGTTTCTTATATCAGCCGGGCGATATTCTGCACGGCGAAGCTGTTGATGTTAAACCTGCTGAACCAATTGATGTTTTGTTTCAGGGTTTGGAGCATGGTTTTAAGGCAGGTCTTTATCATAGCTGGGCTGTTGATGCAAACTCACTGCCTGCCTGTCTGCAGCCCACTGCTTTCGATAGACGGGGAGTTATCATGGCCCTGCGTCATCGCGAATTTGATATTTGTGGTGTACAGTTTCATCCTGAATCGGTTATGACTCCTGGGGGTGCCCAAATGCTGAGTAATTGGTTGGATAAAGTGTAA
- a CDS encoding aminodeoxychorismate synthase component I, which yields MQSASSVYETMNHYGAKGTPFLFIIDFDEISPILLPLSEAGKAGIFYNIRGISNSTKEIKRPLPPVEFEKYPVNFSTYLKAFNQAMAGLQFGNSYLLNLTFQTPIRINRGLTDIYHESHAPYKLLFRDEFTVFSPESFVRMEGNTISSFPMKGTIDASLPEAARQLLSDAKEMAEHHTIVDLIRNDLSMISREVRVRRFRYLEEIQTNQKRLLQASSEIYGKLPHNWQSDIGSLMQALLPAGSISGAPKKKTVEIIHQAETGHRGYYTGVFGIFDGSCLDSGVMIRYIEQQNGQIYFRSGGGITINSKAESEYQEMIDKVYVPFV from the coding sequence ATGCAGTCAGCTTCTTCGGTATATGAAACAATGAACCACTACGGCGCCAAAGGAACTCCATTTCTGTTTATCATTGATTTTGACGAAATTTCCCCGATATTGCTTCCACTTTCGGAAGCCGGGAAAGCGGGCATTTTTTACAATATCAGAGGGATAAGCAACTCAACAAAAGAGATTAAAAGGCCTTTGCCCCCTGTTGAGTTTGAAAAATATCCGGTAAACTTCAGCACTTACTTAAAAGCTTTTAACCAGGCAATGGCCGGATTACAGTTCGGAAACTCTTACCTGCTTAACCTTACTTTTCAAACCCCCATCCGCATCAACCGCGGCCTCACCGACATTTATCATGAGAGCCATGCACCTTATAAACTTCTTTTCAGAGATGAATTTACCGTATTCTCACCTGAAAGTTTTGTACGCATGGAGGGAAACACCATCAGCAGTTTTCCGATGAAGGGCACAATAGATGCTTCGTTACCCGAGGCAGCCCGCCAATTGCTGTCAGATGCCAAAGAAATGGCAGAACACCACACAATTGTAGACCTGATTCGCAACGATTTGAGCATGATATCCCGGGAAGTAAGAGTCAGGCGTTTCAGATACCTGGAAGAAATACAAACCAACCAAAAACGACTTTTACAGGCAAGTTCTGAAATTTACGGGAAATTACCGCACAACTGGCAATCTGATATTGGCAGCCTCATGCAAGCCCTGCTGCCCGCTGGTTCCATTTCAGGAGCCCCCAAAAAGAAAACCGTTGAAATAATACATCAGGCCGAGACCGGCCATCGCGGATATTACACAGGAGTATTCGGTATATTTGACGGCAGCTGCCTCGATTCAGGCGTCATGATTCGCTATATTGAACAGCAAAATGGGCAAATTTACTTTCGCAGCGGCGGAGGTATTACCATAAACAGCAAAGCCGAAAGTGAATATCAGGAAATGATTGACAAAGTATATGTCCCTTTTGTTTGA
- a CDS encoding aminotransferase class IV: MFETISIRNGVAENLDWHQQRLEASWQKLSGKRSCILLANELSIPAHAMTGHFRCRVDYSEKITKTEFSPYRVKEINHLKLIDDNQIDYSLKFSDRTRLNHLFSLRQGADDILIVKHGKITETSFANIIFWDGKAWFTPSTPLLAGTCRARMLDQGLISEADISPADLSQFTAFKLINALRCADEIAASKTENISK, translated from the coding sequence TTGTTTGAAACAATTAGCATTCGCAACGGAGTTGCTGAAAATCTTGACTGGCATCAGCAAAGACTGGAAGCCTCATGGCAAAAACTAAGCGGGAAAAGAAGCTGCATTCTCCTGGCCAACGAGCTTTCCATCCCTGCCCATGCCATGACAGGACATTTCCGATGCAGGGTTGACTACAGTGAAAAAATCACGAAAACAGAGTTCAGCCCTTACCGGGTAAAGGAAATTAATCACCTGAAGCTGATTGATGACAATCAGATAGATTATTCGCTCAAATTCTCTGACAGAACCCGGTTAAATCATCTGTTCTCACTACGCCAAGGAGCCGACGACATTCTCATTGTCAAACATGGCAAAATTACCGAAACATCCTTTGCCAACATAATTTTCTGGGACGGAAAAGCATGGTTTACCCCGTCAACACCCTTGCTTGCCGGCACCTGCAGGGCACGAATGCTTGATCAGGGGTTGATCTCTGAAGCCGATATATCACCTGCCGATTTATCTCAGTTCACAGCCTTCAAACTAATCAATGCCCTTCGGTGTGCAGACGAAATCGCTGCAAGCAAAACAGAAAATATCAGCAAATAA
- a CDS encoding acylphosphatase, producing MQKASEVKVRGFVKYNSDHSIMIHAEGEEPNLNTFLEWCRKGLPSCKVTSMSISEASTGNYQKFDILEN from the coding sequence ATGCAAAAAGCATCAGAAGTCAAGGTAAGAGGATTTGTAAAATACAATTCCGATCACAGCATCATGATACATGCTGAAGGAGAAGAGCCCAATTTGAACACTTTTTTAGAATGGTGCAGAAAAGGACTTCCCTCATGCAAAGTAACATCTATGAGCATATCAGAAGCATCAACCGGGAATTACCAAAAGTTTGACATCCTGGAAAATTAA
- a CDS encoding 6-carboxytetrahydropterin synthase — protein MIYITRKEHFNAAHRLYRSDFSDEKNLEVFGKCSNPNWHGHNYELFVTVKGNVDPETGFLINLKELSRIINELVVNKLDHKNVNLEVDFMAGKLASSENLAIAIWEQLEAPVAAAGALLHCVKLFETERNFVEYYGN, from the coding sequence ATGATTTATATTACCCGAAAGGAACACTTTAATGCAGCTCACCGGCTGTACAGGTCAGACTTCAGCGACGAAAAGAACCTTGAAGTATTTGGCAAATGCTCAAACCCAAACTGGCACGGTCATAACTATGAATTGTTTGTTACTGTTAAGGGAAACGTTGACCCTGAAACCGGCTTCTTAATCAATTTAAAGGAATTGAGCAGAATAATCAACGAGTTGGTTGTCAATAAGCTTGACCATAAAAATGTAAATCTGGAAGTTGACTTTATGGCAGGCAAACTGGCCTCATCAGAAAATCTGGCCATTGCCATCTGGGAACAGCTGGAAGCGCCGGTTGCAGCTGCAGGAGCCTTGCTTCATTGCGTAAAGCTCTTCGAAACTGAACGAAACTTTGTGGAGTACTACGGAAACTAA
- the folE gene encoding GTP cyclohydrolase I FolE, giving the protein MDDYQIKDGYQKRDLYNVKTIKKLATHYHEILKLIGEDPNREGLEKTPERVAKAMQFLTHGYDLKPEEILKSAMFKEDYRQMVLVKDIEVYSMCEHHMIPFFGRAHVAYIPNGHIVGLSKIPRVVDAFARRLQVQERLTTQIKECIQNTLKPLGVAVVIEAQHMCMSMRGIQKQNSVTTTSDFTGAFLVDKTRAEFIHLIGSKLH; this is encoded by the coding sequence ATGGATGATTATCAGATAAAAGACGGATACCAAAAGCGGGATTTATATAATGTGAAAACCATTAAAAAACTGGCGACACATTATCATGAAATTCTGAAGCTTATTGGCGAAGATCCTAACCGTGAAGGCTTGGAAAAAACACCTGAGCGTGTGGCCAAAGCCATGCAGTTTCTTACACACGGTTATGATTTAAAACCGGAAGAAATACTAAAATCGGCCATGTTTAAAGAAGACTACCGTCAAATGGTATTGGTGAAAGACATTGAAGTATACTCGATGTGCGAGCACCACATGATACCTTTTTTTGGAAGAGCCCATGTAGCTTATATTCCGAATGGCCATATTGTGGGACTGAGCAAGATTCCACGGGTTGTTGACGCCTTTGCACGAAGGCTTCAGGTACAGGAACGGCTGACAACCCAGATTAAAGAATGCATTCAGAACACCTTAAAACCTCTTGGTGTAGCAGTGGTTATTGAAGCACAGCACATGTGCATGAGCATGCGTGGCATTCAAAAGCAAAATTCGGTAACCACTACCTCTGATTTTACAGGGGCGTTTCTGGTTGACAAAACCCGGGCTGAGTTCATTCACCTGATTGGCTCAAAGCTTCACTGA